One window of Populus nigra chromosome 5, ddPopNigr1.1, whole genome shotgun sequence genomic DNA carries:
- the LOC133694851 gene encoding short-chain dehydrogenase RED1-like, whose translation MESYGQLVVLITGCTQGGIGYALAREFAANNCLVVATARSLTSMRDLDQDNRFFLQELDVLSDESVQNVVSNVVERYGGVDILVNNAGIQCVGPLAEIPLSAVQNTFDTNVFGTMRMVQAVVPHMASRKKGKILNVGSASVLAPLPWAGVYTATKAALHSLTDNMRLELRPLGIQVINVVPGAVKSNIGNSAISSYNHMPEWKLYKPFEAAIWNRACLFQGPKTTPTEEFAKKTVATVLKKNPPAWFSFGQFSTILSIMYHLPLYVKDCIARQVFKSMFETNSTPRLSSNR comes from the exons ATGGAGTCCTATGGCCAACTAGTGGTTTTAATTACTGGTTGCACCCAAGGTGGTATAGGTTATGCCTTGGCACGTGAATTTGCTGCTAACAACTGCCTTGTTGTGGCCACGGCCAGGTCATTGACTTCCATGAGAGACCTTGATCAAGATAACAGATTTTTTCTCCAAGAATTGGATGTTTTGTCTGATGAAAGTGTGCAGAATGTTGTGTCGAATGTTGTTGAAAGATATGGCGGAGTTGATATTTTGGTTAACAATGCTGGGATTCAATGTGTTGGCCCACTTGCTGAGATCCCTTTATCAGCTGTGCAAAACACTTTCGATACCAATGTTTTTG GTACCATGAGGATGGTTCAAGCTGTTGTTCCTCACATGGCATCTAGGAAGAAGGGGAAAATCTTAAACGTTGGAAGTGCTTCTGTTTTGGCTCCTCTTCCATGGGCTGGTGTCTATACTGCAACCAAAGCAGCTCTTCATTCACTAACTGATAACATGAG GCTTGAACTTAGGCCTCTTGGGATCCAGGTGATCAATGTTGTTCCTGGAGCTGTTAAATCAAACATCGGAAATTCTGCCATATCCAGCTACAACCATATGCCTGAGTGGAAGTTATACAAGCCATTTGAAGCAGCTATATGGAACAGGGCTTGCCTTTTCCAGGGACCTAAGACCACCCCCACCGAAGAGTTTGCGAAGAAGACGGTTGCTACTGTGCTAAAGAAAAATCCACCAGCATGGTTTTCCTTTGGCCAATTCTCTACTATCTTGTCGATCATGTATCATTTGCCACTTTATGTTAAAGATTGTATCGCAAGGCAAGTATTTAAAAGCATGTTTGAAACCAATTCCACACCAAGATTGAGTTCAAATCGTTAA
- the LOC133693636 gene encoding uncharacterized protein LOC133693636 isoform X1: MNSTFSEEALADNLSKVNGTQQCIESLSRWCIVHRSKAEFVVEAWDKQFRNSDMLQKVPLLYLANDILQNSKKKGSEFVNEFWKVLPAALKNIVKKGDDRGKNVVSRLVNIWEERTVFGSRARSLKEVMLGEDAPPPLELSKKRSRSVKNTKRDSRSIRTYTGNQKLSIGGAAEKLVSAFNMVVSERPNEEAEMSNCKSAVCRARDMKKDVDIACSNNDKDPTRKTLAKKLENEENLLKRIIEKLKSVEACRVALVSQLKESLQEQESELEEVRAQRQVAQAQVEEASKMRRLLIGEEVSKASTVTTVPVDSNAKAGQAPKRTAAAIAAEVAEKLAASSSSQMIMHAVLSTFAAEEAKNAQLTKAPTLSNSFASMPIQSLSKPENSLPVSDSNVFMPAQPLAAPTTHSYQQVLLPQPPMPNQTPTTQAQFNPSSQQYLQPAGGIMTPYAYGNTSPLPPGPPPPPPYQASSMVPMAHQPSQMPQQQPLSLAQQRAIINQQQPMSLTQQTLGANFRPHQPPVMEYYAHPSRS, encoded by the exons ATGAATAGTACATTTAGTGAAGAGGCACTTGCAGATAACCTTTCCAAGGTCAATGGTACCCAGCAATGTATTGAAT CTTTGTCGCGCTGGTGCATAGTTCACCGAAGCAAAGCAGAATTTGTTGTTGAGGCATGGGACAAACAGTTCCGCAACTCAGATATGCTCCAGAAAGTACCTCTATTGTATCTTGCAAATGACATCCTACAGAACAGTAAGAAGAAAGGAAGCGAATTTGTTAATGAGTTTTGGAAAGTTCTTCCTGCAGCGCTAAAAAATATAGTCAAGAAAGGTGATGACCGTGGCAAGAATGTCGTCTCTAGATTG GTAAATATATGGGAAGAAAGGACAGTGTTTGGGTCACGTGCTCGGAGTCTCAAAGAGGTGATGCTTGGAGAAGATGCTCCTCCACCCTTGGAGTTGAGCAAAAAGCGTTCACGCTctgtgaaaaatacaaaacgaGATTCCCGATCCATTAGAACG TACACTGGGAACCAGAAATTGTCCATTGGAGGTGCTGCTGAAAAACTAGTATCAGCATTTAACATGGTGGTTAGTGAGCGGCCCAATGAAGAGGCAGAGATGAGTAATTGCAAGTCTGCAGTTTGTCGTGCGAGGGATATGAAGAAAGATGTTGATATTGCCTGTAGTAATAATG ATAAAGATCCAACACGAAAAACTTTGGCCAAGAAACTGGAGAATGAAGAGAATCTTTTGAAACGAATTATTGAGAAACTTAAATCAGTTGAAGCATGTAGAGTAGCGCTTGTCTCACAGTTAAAAGAATCTTTACAGGAACAG GAATCTGAACTGGAGGAAGTTCGAGCTCAGAGGCAG gTCGCACAGGCACAAGTAGAGGAAGCCAGCAAAATGCGAAGGTTGCTTATTGGTGAAGAAGTATCTAAAGCATCCACTGTAACTACAGTACCAGTTGATTCAAATGCAAAAGCAGGACAAGCACCTAAGAGGACAGCTGCAGCTATTGCTGCCGAGGTTGCAGAGAAGCTTGCAGCTTCCTCCTCTTCTCAAATGATCATGCACGCTGTTCTCTCTACATTTGCAGCTGAAGAAGCAAAAAATGCTCAATTAACGAAGGCCCCAACACTGTCAAATTCATTTGCATCCATGCCCATCCAATCATTGTCAAAACCGGAAAACTCATTGCCCGTATCAGATTCAAATGTTTTTATGCCAGCACAGCCACTTGCTGCTCCAACAACACACTCATATCAGCAAGTTTTGTTGCCCCAGCCTCCTATGCCGAACCAGACCCCAACCACTCAAGCTCAATTTAACCCATCCTCCCAGCAATATTTACAGCCAGCAGGTGGGATCATGACCCCATATGCTTATGGTAACACCTCTCCCTTACCCCCAGgaccacccccacccccaccctACCAGGCAAGTTCAATGGTGCCTATGGCGCATCAACCATCACAAATGCCACAGCAGCAACCATTATCATTGGCACAGCAGCGGGCCATAATAAACCAGCAACAACCAATGTCTTTAACTCAACAAACTCTGGGTGCTAATTTCAGGCCTCATCAACCACCTGTTATGGAGTACTATGCCCACCCTTCTCGTTCCTAG
- the LOC133693636 gene encoding uncharacterized protein LOC133693636 isoform X2, protein MNSTFSEEALADNLSKVNGTQQCIESLSRWCIVHRSKAEFVVEAWDKQFRNSDMLQKVPLLYLANDILQNSKKKGSEFVNEFWKVLPAALKNIVKKGDDRGKNVVSRLVNIWEERTVFGSRARSLKEVMLGEDAPPPLELSKKRSRSVKNTKRDSRSIRTKLSIGGAAEKLVSAFNMVVSERPNEEAEMSNCKSAVCRARDMKKDVDIACSNNDKDPTRKTLAKKLENEENLLKRIIEKLKSVEACRVALVSQLKESLQEQESELEEVRAQRQVAQAQVEEASKMRRLLIGEEVSKASTVTTVPVDSNAKAGQAPKRTAAAIAAEVAEKLAASSSSQMIMHAVLSTFAAEEAKNAQLTKAPTLSNSFASMPIQSLSKPENSLPVSDSNVFMPAQPLAAPTTHSYQQVLLPQPPMPNQTPTTQAQFNPSSQQYLQPAGGIMTPYAYGNTSPLPPGPPPPPPYQASSMVPMAHQPSQMPQQQPLSLAQQRAIINQQQPMSLTQQTLGANFRPHQPPVMEYYAHPSRS, encoded by the exons ATGAATAGTACATTTAGTGAAGAGGCACTTGCAGATAACCTTTCCAAGGTCAATGGTACCCAGCAATGTATTGAAT CTTTGTCGCGCTGGTGCATAGTTCACCGAAGCAAAGCAGAATTTGTTGTTGAGGCATGGGACAAACAGTTCCGCAACTCAGATATGCTCCAGAAAGTACCTCTATTGTATCTTGCAAATGACATCCTACAGAACAGTAAGAAGAAAGGAAGCGAATTTGTTAATGAGTTTTGGAAAGTTCTTCCTGCAGCGCTAAAAAATATAGTCAAGAAAGGTGATGACCGTGGCAAGAATGTCGTCTCTAGATTG GTAAATATATGGGAAGAAAGGACAGTGTTTGGGTCACGTGCTCGGAGTCTCAAAGAGGTGATGCTTGGAGAAGATGCTCCTCCACCCTTGGAGTTGAGCAAAAAGCGTTCACGCTctgtgaaaaatacaaaacgaGATTCCCGATCCATTAGAACG AAATTGTCCATTGGAGGTGCTGCTGAAAAACTAGTATCAGCATTTAACATGGTGGTTAGTGAGCGGCCCAATGAAGAGGCAGAGATGAGTAATTGCAAGTCTGCAGTTTGTCGTGCGAGGGATATGAAGAAAGATGTTGATATTGCCTGTAGTAATAATG ATAAAGATCCAACACGAAAAACTTTGGCCAAGAAACTGGAGAATGAAGAGAATCTTTTGAAACGAATTATTGAGAAACTTAAATCAGTTGAAGCATGTAGAGTAGCGCTTGTCTCACAGTTAAAAGAATCTTTACAGGAACAG GAATCTGAACTGGAGGAAGTTCGAGCTCAGAGGCAG gTCGCACAGGCACAAGTAGAGGAAGCCAGCAAAATGCGAAGGTTGCTTATTGGTGAAGAAGTATCTAAAGCATCCACTGTAACTACAGTACCAGTTGATTCAAATGCAAAAGCAGGACAAGCACCTAAGAGGACAGCTGCAGCTATTGCTGCCGAGGTTGCAGAGAAGCTTGCAGCTTCCTCCTCTTCTCAAATGATCATGCACGCTGTTCTCTCTACATTTGCAGCTGAAGAAGCAAAAAATGCTCAATTAACGAAGGCCCCAACACTGTCAAATTCATTTGCATCCATGCCCATCCAATCATTGTCAAAACCGGAAAACTCATTGCCCGTATCAGATTCAAATGTTTTTATGCCAGCACAGCCACTTGCTGCTCCAACAACACACTCATATCAGCAAGTTTTGTTGCCCCAGCCTCCTATGCCGAACCAGACCCCAACCACTCAAGCTCAATTTAACCCATCCTCCCAGCAATATTTACAGCCAGCAGGTGGGATCATGACCCCATATGCTTATGGTAACACCTCTCCCTTACCCCCAGgaccacccccacccccaccctACCAGGCAAGTTCAATGGTGCCTATGGCGCATCAACCATCACAAATGCCACAGCAGCAACCATTATCATTGGCACAGCAGCGGGCCATAATAAACCAGCAACAACCAATGTCTTTAACTCAACAAACTCTGGGTGCTAATTTCAGGCCTCATCAACCACCTGTTATGGAGTACTATGCCCACCCTTCTCGTTCCTAG
- the LOC133693774 gene encoding large ribosomal subunit protein eL30-like, whose protein sequence is MVTAKKTKKTHESINNRLALVMKSGKYTLGYKTVLKSLRSSKGKLILLSNNCPPLRKSEIEYYAMLAKVGVHHYNGNNVDLGTACGKYFRVSCLSIVDAGDSDIIKTVPGDH, encoded by the exons ATGGTCACAGCCAAGAAAACT AAGAAGACCCATGAGAGCATCAATAACAGATTGGCTTTGGTGATGAAGAGTGGAAAGTACACTCTTGGTTACAAAACTGTGCTTAAATCTCTAAGGAGCTCCaaag GAAAATTGATTCTATTATCAAACAATTGCCCACCTTTGAGGAAATCCGAGATTGAGTATTATGCTATGCTCGCAAAGGTTGGAGTGCATCATTATAATGGCA ACAATGTTGATTTGGGAACTGCTTGTGGCAAGTACTTCCGTGTCTCTTGTCTGAGCATTGTTGATGCAG GTGATTCTGATATCATCAAGACAGTCCCTGGTGATCATTAA